gacttgggggtatcAGCTGATGACAAgtcaacagcagccagcagtgccctcatgcaggcCAGAggacagctgtgtgctgagctgcatccaGTGCAGTGAGAGTAGGGAAGGGAttctgactctgctctgctctgctctgctgagaccccatctggagcactgtgcccagttctggtgcccacagcataagagggacataaaagtactggagcaggtccaggggagggcacagaagatgatcagagggctgcagtactTTGCCtttgtggacaggctgaaagagctgaggctcttgagtgtggagaagagaaggctccagggagagcttagagctgccttccagtacctgaattcagctataagaaagctggagaaggacttttgaggggggcttgttgtgacaggacaagagtggATGGACTGAGCTTGAAGAgtgaagatttagactggagatcaggaagaaattctttacagcgtGGGTGGTcagaagctggaaatggaccctCAGAGACCTTAGcgctgccttccagtatctgaaagaaaCCTTTGTGAAGGGCAGAGGACAtttcctaagggtgtctagagacagggcaGGGGACAACGGTTTTGGGGTGAGGAAGagtgggtttggactggatcttacaaagatgttcttcagcacaagggACAGGGTTGCCAAGGGATGTTGTGCATgattcctccctggagatgttcaaggccatgcaggatgaggccctgggcagccaggtctACTTAGAGGtgtccccacccatggcagggaggttgcagtagaTGGTCTCTAAGGTCCCTGCACCCTAACCCAAAGGTCCTGTTGGCTGCTGCTTATGTGCATCCTCGTTCCTGCACAGTGGTCTGACAGGGACACAggttcagctgcttctgcattgtCTGAGCTACTCCTGGAAGtccaacaagaccaaatgcagcatcctgcacctgggtcagggcaatcccaagcacaaaagaaggctgggtgaggaggaaCATAGAGCAGACTTGAGGAGAAGGGCTCAGGACTGAGGACAactcaacagcagccagcaacggttgttggcagcccagaagggagctgtgtgctgggctgcacccaaagcagtgagagcagcaggacagggagaggattctgctctactctactctgctgagacctcatctgaagcactgtgcccagttctggtgaCCACAGCGTAACAGGaacacagaggtgctggagcaggttcagagcagggccaaaaaggctccaggcagaccttagagcagcttttgtatacctgaagggggctacaagaaagctggggaaggacttttgacagGGGCTTGTGGCCTGGCGAGGGCGGAGAGACTGAATTTAAACAGTGGAGATTtcgactggagatcaggaagaaatgctttacaGTGTGGGTGGTCagaaactggaacaggatgcccaagcAGGCTGTGGATTCCCCATCGTTGGAGGTGTCTGTGGCCAGCTTGGATGACACCTTGAGCGCTCTGGTCTAGTGGATGTGTCTCTGcacatgggggttggaactttcaaggtcccttccaacccaaccgaCCCCACGGCTCCAGGAATCTGTTCAGCAAGAGGTTACGGAGCATGAGCACTTGTGGTGAGTGTCTGGGACAGAGGAGAGCTGCCCAGGCCCTCCGTGCTTAGGCGCGCAGGGGCCCGGGCAGCTGCGCTGATGTCACAAGCACACCTCGCAGCGCTCTGCTGTGATGCCACTGCCCTGCCGCCTCAGGAGCAGGACCTGACGCCTCGGCGATCGCAGCGCTCTCCCGGTGCGCAGAGCACTCTCCCGTGCCTGCCCTTGCCAGAAGATCCTCTCGGGTAGCTGCCCAGGCAGTCGCTGCGTGGTGCTGCAGAGATGGCAATGCGGCTCCTTGCTGGCGTTGCCTTCCTCTTGGAGTGGGCCACTGCCGCCGGTTCTTTCCTGGACAAGCCCTGGCtgatggcagggctgttggCAAGTGAGTAGAGGCTGTTAGTAGAGAGAGCAGCGAATGtgcctgctgtgtgtctgtgctctCGCAGCCTTCCTCAGTGGCCCAGCCGGGTCTTAAACAAGATCACCGCCGAGACACCTCTGGTTTGCTGGAGCTCCTGGCTACAGCCGTGCCAGGGCTAAGGGGCACTGTGGGGAAGCTTTCACGGGgaaacactgccagcagctcgAGAGACaggagagtgacaaagctgcttTAGGAGCTCCTGTGCACAGCGGGAAGCATTTTCTTGAGCAAGTTTCTACTTCTTTGACTTGCTggcaaagcagggcagaaaCTAAACAGCAGAACTGTGCCAAAAGAACAACCTGGTAGAGCATTGTCCTGTTGCCATgagtgccagtgctgctggagggctgcTGCGAAAGAAAGACGCCAGCCCTTTGGGTGTGCTTGCTCTGtggggctgcccacagcagaggctgccgaCGCCTCTGATGCCTGTTCCCTTGCTCCTTGCAGATCAGATCGGCCGTGGATTCAGGGCAGCCCATCCCTCGGTGAGTGAGGAAgtctcctttgctgcttctaGAGGGGTGAAGGAGAGAGGAGTGTGCCGTGAGGTGTGCTTGGAATGTGTGTCCTGCCATTCCCTGCActggccagagcagcagccccttTCTGCACTTGCCtttcagagctgggtgctgcaccTGACTCTCAGCCCAGCTACAAGCCTCTGTGTGTAGGCAGCTCTCTGACAGTGTGCTCCAGTCCAGGtgggcaagggcagagctggTAACCAGCTGCTACAGGTGGGGAAGGCACAAAGCCAGAGCAGGTAACCAGCTGCCAGGTGTGGCTGGGTGTGATGTGCTGCAAAGTGAGACCGACTGAAGGCTGGGGTGATTTAGTTGTCCTTAGCCACACTGAAAAACATCAAATGGATTCACAAGACAGGGTGGTGACAGCCACTCATGCTCCTGTCTGTCCACAGGACTCGgggccaggagcagagaatgctggagctgctgctggctccgaCGAAGAGGAGAAGGGCTTTGGAGAGAGGCCATACAGCTCTGAACATCAACCTCTCAGGCTGCACCAACCCGGAAGCGTAAAATCAGTAAGTGCCAGCCTTGGTCAGCACTGGATTTGGTGTCTTTCAGGGGCATGCTTCTGATCAGACAGCCCTTGGCTGAAGACTCCCAAGGCTACAGTCCTGCCATGACCTGAGCCAACTGCACCTTAGAGCTGAGGCTTGCAGGACTTTAGCCATGTCTAGACTGGTTTCTGGTGGCTAAGCAGACTGAAGTGGTGGGTAGTGATTGCAGCTCCCAAGTGGTGACTGTCACCTGTGCTCCTGTCTGTCCACAGGAGACACCACCAGGATCAGGATGCCTGCTAGATGGATTGGCCTCTGCTGACGAGGATGATGATGGAGCAGGTGGCTATGAATACGAGGACTatggcagagaggagcctgCCAGTGATACATCCGAAAGAGTCAAGGATGTCGAGGCTGAGGATGGCGAGAACTGGGATGATGATTATGAGCCCCTGCCTGTTGTGGTCCCACCATCTGAAGAGAGAAAATCAGTAAGTCCCAGCTCTGGTCAGCACCATGTTTGGTGTCATGCGCAGTGAGAGGTTTCTGATCAGGCAGCTCCCGGATGAAGTCTCTCAGGGCTAGAATCCTGCCATGACCTAGTGTTTCACCAAAGCCACTGACAGCAGCACAATCTGTTGCCTATGTCCCGTAGCCATGAGTCCCCTCGGAATCCTGGGACAGGGAGTGTGAATTCATCACAGGCCCAGGAAAAAGGTGGCTGTGTGTCTTTGAGTGTTGCTGGTGAGAAAGGGAACAGCTTTGCCCaaagcatccttgcagcctctCTGTCATCATTGCAGAGAGTCGCAGTCCCACACAGGTGGCCATTGTGCCCCTGCCATTGTGCAGCCTGCCACTGTGCCTCTGCAGtctgggacagggacagcaaacCCACACAGCTCTAGAGCCCTGCATGTGGCAGACTGGATCTTCCTGAGGGTCTGCCCTCCAAGTGCCATTCTGGTGCAAGACTGCAAGCCTCCTTTCTGACTCTAAACCATTTCTCGTCACAGGTGTGGGCATCCTACAGtgagaggtgcaggcagcagcagccagatgaGGCCTCCCTGGACAAGCTTGGTATGTGTCCTGTACTCCTGTCTGAGACAGCACTGCACTTTGTGCATGCCTCAGGCCAACCCCCGCCCAATGTTCATCCTCAGCTGAGTGCCAGCAGTCACTCACAGCTTCCTACACAAGCTGAGAGCATCcttggaggcagccagagcattCTGGggcttgctgcagcctctgagggcagctgtgcctgggctgggtgTGCCTGAGCTTCCTTCTGCAGCCACGGCAAAAGCAGAGATAGTTTCTGCTTGAGTACAAGGCTGTGatctcctctgctgcatctTCAAGGAAGCCTCTCGAATTTTGTGTCTTCCAGGGAGCATTGTGAGCATGGGAGAGCCTGAGAGTAAATATGCTGAAGCCGAAAAGCTTGGCCAAGGGTAAGTCCAATCACAGCTATGTCTTCGAGGCACCTGTAAATGCCAGAGGACACTTGgagccactgcaggcagcagagctctcgtGTCTGGGCTGCCTTTTGCTCACAGGTACTAaccccctcctcctttctttgctGCTCTTGTGCTCCCAGGAGCTATGGAGCTGTTTATCGTGCTGTTGAGATGGCCACAGAACgagaggtgagtgccaggagtgccagcagcttctgcagctcttcattGCCTTCCCCAGGACTGCAAACtggggatgaggctttcagGTCACCCTCATCCCTTTCCTCTGAAAGTAGCACCAGAAGGCAAAATCCatcctctgctctcttcagctgctcAGTGAAAGCTCTGTCAGAGCAAGggggtttctttgctgcagtaaCTCCACATATCTTGTGCCTGTGAGTAGCACCCgaggcagcagagaaagggGAGATTGTCATGTATGAGGGTGAGCTCCTGAGTCTCGGAaggagagagctgggcacagcttgcCTATGGCCCCACACAAACACTCACAGTGAGTCCATGCTGGTTTcgtgcagcagcctgctgaagcTCATGGGTTTCAATGTCACTGCAGGTGGCCATCAAGCACATCCGTGTGGCTCCAGAGGACGAGGAGTATGTGATAAATGAAATCCTCGTGATGCGGGACCATAAGAGCCCAAACATCGTCAGCTACCTGGACAGGTGAGTGCTTCTGTTCTCACCAGCTGAGGGATCCTCTGCAGAGTGCCAGCCAGAGGTACTCCCTGGCAGAGAAGTGACCTCTTGAACACTGCTCTACTctgccactgttttccttccagctATCTGGTGggtgctgagctgtggctgGTCCTGGAATATCTGGCTGGAGGCTCCCTGGGGGATGTGGTTAAGGCAACCCAGATGAATGAAGAACAAACAGCAGTGGTTTGCAGGGAGGTAAGGGCTGCcacctgtgcttccagacattgGGACAGGGTGGTCCTTCTGCACAGGTGGGTAGAAGAGGAGAGATGGCATCTTCAGAGGCAATAGGGCTTTTCTGTTTTGGCCAGCCAGAGTTTGCCacagggaaggaggcagcacagccagtgcagcagcagccactctgcctgTGCTTTCGGGGGATACTCTGCACCAAAGGACAGAGTGGGCCTTCCTGTGGAAGGTCATTCCTCTGCTAGCACTACAGCAGCAAGCTATGCCTCTGGAGAGCACAAGACTCTGACATTGCTCACAATCCATCTAGAAGTGAAATCTCCTAGCGCCCTTTGCTAGCTCCTGGGATGAACTCAGGCCATGGATTTTTTACCCTCCTGTTTCTGTCTTATCCCTCAGTGTCTGCAAGGTCTGGATTGCCTTCATTCCAACAACATCATCCACAGGGATATCAAAGGCTGTAACATCCTGCTTGGGATGGACGGGTCTGTGAAACTGGGTAAGAAACCTTGGTCAGGGGCTACCTTCCCAGCATGTGGTGTGGGACTGC
Above is a window of Pogoniulus pusillus isolate bPogPus1 chromosome Z, bPogPus1.pri, whole genome shotgun sequence DNA encoding:
- the LOC135192987 gene encoding serine/threonine-protein kinase PAK 3-like, whose amino-acid sequence is MDSQDRVVTATHAPVCPQDSGPGAENAGAAAGSDEEEKGFGERPYSSEHQPLRLHQPGSVKSETPPGSGCLLDGLASADEDDDGAGGYEYEDYGREEPASDTSERVKDVEAEDGENWDDDYEPLPVVVPPSEERKSVWASYSERCRQQQPDEASLDKLGSIVSMGEPESKYAEAEKLGQGSYGAVYRAVEMATEREVAIKHIRVAPEDEEYVINEILVMRDHKSPNIVSYLDSYLVGAELWLVLEYLAGGSLGDVVKATQMNEEQTAVVCRECLQGLDCLHSNNIIHRDIKGCNILLGMDGSVKLADFGVCALLTPEQSKRTSYAGTPHWMAPEILKEEPYGAKVDIWSLGITAVEMAEGEPPFASESDNRVCDLLAAGETPKLQNPEELSAALLSFLQCCLEVDVDRRWSARDLLQHPFVTSAGPVSSLIPLITAAKEARNSGH